A single genomic interval of Camelina sativa cultivar DH55 chromosome 11, Cs, whole genome shotgun sequence harbors:
- the LOC109124768 gene encoding brefeldin A-inhibited guanine nucleotide-exchange protein 1 isoform X3, which yields MWSHQTSSKDVCRIVNGLLKTALGPPPGSSTTLSPVQDITFRHESVKCLVSIIKAMGTWMDQQLSMSESLLPKSLENEAPVDNHSSPNEEDGTTTDHDFHPDLSSESSDAATLEQRRAYKIELQKGITLFNRKPSKGIEFLISCKKVGNSPDEVVSFLRNTTGLNATMIGDYLGEREEFPMKVMHAYVDSFDFKEMNFGEAIRFFLRGFRLPGEAQKIDRIMEKFAERFCKCNPNSFSSADTAYVLAYSVIMLNTDAHNIMVKEKMTKADFIRNNRGIDDGKDLPEEYLGALYDQVVINEIKMSSDSSAPESRQSNGLNKLLGLDGILNLVYWTQTEEKAVGANGLLIKHIQEKFRSKSGKSESAYHVVTDVAILRFMVEVSWGPMLAAFSVTLDQSDDRLAAVECLRGFRYAVHITAVMGMQTQRDAFVTSMAKFTNLHCAGDMKQKNVDAVKAIISIAIEDGNHLQDAWEHILTCLSRIEHLQLLGEGAPSDASYFSSSETEEKKALGFPNLKKKGALQNPVMMAVVRGGSYDSSAIGPNIPGLVKQDQINNFIANLNLLDQIGSFQLNNVYAHSQRLKTEAIVAFVKALCKVSMSELQSPTDPRVFSLTKLVEIAHYNMNRIRLVWSRIWSILSDFFVSVGLSENLSVAIFVMDSLRQLSMKFLEREELANYNFQNEFLRPFVIVMQKSSSAEIRELIVRCISQMVLSRVSNVKSGWKSVFKVFTTAAADERKNIVLLAFETMEKIVREYFSYITETEATTFTDCVRCLITFTNSKFTSDVSLNAIAFLRFCALKLAEGGLVWNEKGRSSSPGTPLTDDHAPNTQNFMDADENISYWVPLLTGLSKLTADSRPAIRKSSLEVLFNILKDHGHIFSRTFWIGVFSSVIYPIFNSVWGENDLLSKDEHSSFPSTFSPHPSGVSWDAETSAMAAQSLVDLFVSFFTVIRSQLSSVVSLLASLIRNPAQGPTVAGVGALLRLADELGGSFSEDEWKEIFLAVKEAASLTLSSFMKTLRTMDDVPDEETLSDQDFSNEDDVDEDSLQTMSYVVARTKSHITVQLQVVQVVTDLYQNNQQSLLASHVTVILEILSTISSHAHQLNSDLILQKKMRRACSILELSEPPMLHFENDTHQNYLDILQDLLTYNPGVSLELSIESQLITVCVQLLKMYLKCTLFQGSELEETRQPKNWILPMGATSKEEAAARSPLVVAVLKALRELKRDSFKRYAPTFFPLLVELVRSEHSSSQVPQVLSTVFHTCMGPMMGE from the exons ATGTGGAGTCACCAAACATCTTCGAAAG ATGTTTGCAGGATTGTCAACGGTCTTCTAAAAACTGCTTTAGGGCCTCCTCCTGGTTCGTCGACAACTTTGTCCCCAGTCCAGGATATTACTTTTCGGCATGAATCAGTGAAGTGCTTGGTTAGCATTATTAAGGCAATGGGAACATGGATGGACCAACAATTGAGCATGAGCGAATCACTTCTGCCTAAGAGCTTAGAAAATGAAGCACCTGTAGACAATCATTCTAGCCCAAATGAAGAAGACGGGACAACTACAGATCATGACTTTCACCCAGATTTGAGTTCAGAGTCATCAGACGCTGCAACTCTTGAACAAAGGAGGGCATACAAAATTGAACTCCAG AAAGGTATCACTCTATTCAATAGAAAGCCGTCAAAGGGTATTGAGTTTCTTATAAGCTGTAAAAAGGTTGGCAACTCCCCAGATGAGGTGGTGTCGTTCCTGAGAAATACCACAGGCTTGAATGCTACCATGATTGGTGATTATTTGGGTGAAAGAGAGGAGTTTCCAATGAAAGTTATGCATGCCTATGTGGACTCGTTTGATTTCAAGGAAATGAATTTTGGTGAAGCAATTAGGTTTTTCTTAAGGGGGTTCAGGCTTCCTGGGGAAGCGCAGAAAATTGACCGCATAATGGAAAAGTTTGCTGAACGCTTTTGCAAATGCAATCCAAATTCATTCAGCAGTGCTGACACAGCATATGTTCTTGCATACTCTGTGATAATGCTTAATACTGATGCCCACAATATCATGGTTAAAGAGAAG ATGACCAAGGCTGATTTTATCAGAAATAACCGAGGCATTGATGATGGCAAAGATCTACCAGAGGAGTATCTTGGTGCGCTTTATGACCAAGTTGTcataaatgaaataaagatGAGTTCTGATTCTTCTGCCCCAGAAAGCAGGCAGTCCAATGGCTTGAATAAACTACTGGGTCTGGACGGTATACTCAATCTGGTTTATTGGACACAGACAGAAGAAAAGGCAGTCGGGGCTAATGGTCTTCTTATAAAGCATATTCAAGAAAAGTTCAGGTCGAAGTCTGGAAAATCAGA ATCAGCTTACCATGTCGTTACAGACGTTGCAATATTGCGTTTTATGGTTGAAGTTTCATGGGGACCAATGCTTGCCGCATTCAGCGTGACACTTGATCAGAGTGATGACAGGCTTGCTGCAGTTGAATGCTTACGAGGCTTTCGGTACGCCGTTCATATTACAGCAGTTATGGGTATGCAAACGCAAAGAGATGCATTTGTCACTTCCATGGCCAAGTTCACAAATCTCCATTGCGCAGGAGATATGAAGCAAAAGAATGTCGATGCTGTTAAA GCCATCATATCAATTGCCATTGAAGATGGTAATCACTTGCAAGATGCTTGGGAGCATATTTTGACTTGTCTTTCTAGAATAGAGCACTTGCAATTATTGGGCGAGGGTGCTCCAAGTGATGCATCTTATTTTTCCTCATCCGAGACGGAAGAGAAGAAAGCCTTGGGATTTCCTAACTTGAAGAAAAAAGGAGCCCTCCAGAATCCGGTGATGATGGCTGTTGTTCGAGGGGGCTCATATGATAGCAGTGCAATTGGACCAAATATTCCAGGGCTTGTGAAGCAGGACCAGATCAATAACTTCATTGCAAACTTGAATTTGCTTGACCAGATCGGGAGTTTTCAGTTGAATAATGTATATGCTCATAGCCAGCGGTTGAAGACTGAAGCCATAGTAGCATTTGTTAAAGCTCTATGCAAAGTCTCTATGTCAGAACTACAGTCTCCTACGGATCCTCGAGTATTTAGCCTCACAAAATTAGTTGAGATCGC CCACTACAACATGAACCGCATCAGGCTAGTCTGGTCTCGCATATGGAGCATCCTGtcagatttttttgtatctgttgGCTTGTCGGAGAATCTTTCTGTTGCAATATTCGTTATGGATTCACTACGACAACTTTCTATGAAGTTCTTGGAACGTGAGGAGCTGGCTAACTACAACTTCCAGAATGAATTTCTTCGACCATTTGTCATTGTTATGCAAAAAAGCAGTTCTGCTGAAATAAGAGAACTAATAGTTCGGTGCATTTCTCAAATGGTACTCAGCCGTGTCAGTAATGTAAAATCAGGGTGGAAAAGTGTTTTCAAG GTTTTCACAACCGCAGCAGCTGATGAAAGGAAGAACATTGTGTTGCTGGCCTTTGAGACAATGGAAAAAATTGTCCGAGAGTATTTTTCATATATCACAGAGACGGAGGcaacaacctttactgattgtGTTAGATGCCTCATAACTTTCACAAACAGCAAATTCACCAGCGATGTTAGCCTGAATGCTATTGCATTTCTACGATTTTGTGCCCTAAAACTTGCAGAAGGAGGCCTTGTGTGGAATGAGAAGGGTAGGTCCAGCAGTCCCGGTACTCCATTAACTGATGACCATGCACCAAATACCCAAAATTTTATGGATGCAGATGAAAACATATCATATTGGGTTCCTTTACTCACAG gATTGTCTAAGCTAACTGCTGATTCCAGACCAGCAATCCGTAAAAGCTCCCTGGAAGTgctctttaatattttaaaggatCATGGTCATATTTTCTCACGAACATTCTGGATTGGTGTTTTCAGTTCTGTTATTTATCCTATATTTAATAGCGTGTGGGGCGAGAATGATCTGCTTTCTAAAGATGAACACAGTTCATTCCCCTCTACATTTTCTCCACATCCTAGTGGAGTTTCTTGGGATGCTGAGACTTCAGCTATGGCGGCACAGTCTCTGGTAGACCTATTTGTCAGCTTTTTTACTGTCATAAGGTCTCAACTATCAAGTGTAGTGTCCTTACTTGCTAGTCTTATAAGAAATCCAGCTCAGGGTCCTACAGTAGCTGGAGTTGGCGCGTTGCTGCGGTTGGCAGACGAATTGGGTGGCAGTTTCTCGGAAGATGAGTGGAAGGAGATTTTTTTGGCTGTCAAAGAAGCTGCTTCATTGACATTGTCTAGTTTCATGAAAACACTGAGAACCATGGATGATGTTCCAGATGAGGAAACGTTGTCTGATCAGGACTTTAGTAATGAAGATGACGTGGACGAAGACAGCCTGCAAACTATGTCTTATGTTGTTGCAAGAACAAAGAGTCACATCACCGTCCAGTTGCAGGTTGTTCAG GTAGTGACTGATCTCTACCAAAATAATCAGCAGTCATTGTTGGCATCTCACGTCACTGTTATCCTGGAGATACTTTCAACAATCTCATCACATGCCCACCAGCTAAATTCTGATTTGATACTGCAAAAGAAAATGAGGAGAGCATGCTCTATCTTGGAGCTCTCTGAACCTCCCATGCTTCATTTCGAAAATGACACACACCAGAACTACCTGGACATTCTTCAAGACCTACTGACATACAACCCAGGAGTGTCCTTGGAGCTAAGCATAGAATCTCAACTGATTACAGTGTGTGTGCAATTACTGAAGATGTACCTGAAGTGCACGTTGTTTCAGGGTTCAGAGTTAGAAGAAACCAGGCAGCCTAAAAACTGGATTCTACCCATGGGAGCAACATCGAaggaagaagcagcagcaaGATCTCCACTAGTGGTTGCAGTGCTGAAGGCACTGAGGGAACTGAAAAGAGATT
- the LOC109124768 gene encoding brefeldin A-inhibited guanine nucleotide-exchange protein 1 isoform X2 — MSIFQLQCAIFTTLLRKYRSGLKSEVGIFFPMLVLRVLENVLQPSFLQKMTVLSLLENICHEPNLIVDIFVNFDCDVESPNIFERIVNGLLKTALGPPPGSSTTLSPVQDITFRHESVKCLVSIIKAMGTWMDQQLSMSESLLPKSLENEAPVDNHSSPNEEDGTTTDHDFHPDLSSESSDAATLEQRRAYKIELQKGITLFNRKPSKGIEFLISCKKVGNSPDEVVSFLRNTTGLNATMIGDYLGEREEFPMKVMHAYVDSFDFKEMNFGEAIRFFLRGFRLPGEAQKIDRIMEKFAERFCKCNPNSFSSADTAYVLAYSVIMLNTDAHNIMVKEKMTKADFIRNNRGIDDGKDLPEEYLGALYDQVVINEIKMSSDSSAPESRQSNGLNKLLGLDGILNLVYWTQTEEKAVGANGLLIKHIQEKFRSKSGKSESAYHVVTDVAILRFMVEVSWGPMLAAFSVTLDQSDDRLAAVECLRGFRYAVHITAVMGMQTQRDAFVTSMAKFTNLHCAGDMKQKNVDAVKAIISIAIEDGNHLQDAWEHILTCLSRIEHLQLLGEGAPSDASYFSSSETEEKKALGFPNLKKKGALQNPVMMAVVRGGSYDSSAIGPNIPGLVKQDQINNFIANLNLLDQIGSFQLNNVYAHSQRLKTEAIVAFVKALCKVSMSELQSPTDPRVFSLTKLVEIAHYNMNRIRLVWSRIWSILSDFFVSVGLSENLSVAIFVMDSLRQLSMKFLEREELANYNFQNEFLRPFVIVMQKSSSAEIRELIVRCISQMVLSRVSNVKSGWKSVFKVFTTAAADERKNIVLLAFETMEKIVREYFSYITETEATTFTDCVRCLITFTNSKFTSDVSLNAIAFLRFCALKLAEGGLVWNEKGRSSSPGTPLTDDHAPNTQNFMDADENISYWVPLLTGLSKLTADSRPAIRKSSLEVLFNILKDHGHIFSRTFWIGVFSSVIYPIFNSVWGENDLLSKDEHSSFPSTFSPHPSGVSWDAETSAMAAQSLVDLFVSFFTVIRSQLSSVVSLLASLIRNPAQGPTVAGVGALLRLADELGGSFSEDEWKEIFLAVKEAASLTLSSFMKTLRTMDDVPDEETLSDQDFSNEDDVDEDSLQTMSYVVARTKSHITVQLQVVQVVTDLYQNNQQSLLASHVTVILEILSTISSHAHQLNSDLILQKKMRRACSILELSEPPMLHFENDTHQNYLDILQDLLTYNPGVSLELSIESQLITVCVQLLKMYLKCTLFQGSELEETRQPKNWILPMGATSKEEAAARSPLVVAVLKALRELKRDSFKRYAPTFFPLLVELVRSEHSSSQVPQVLSTVFHTCMGPMMGE, encoded by the exons ATGTCTATTTTTCAACTTCAATGTGCTATCTTCACCACCTTGCTACGGAAATATAGATCGGGTTTGAAATCAGAAGTAGGCATATTCTTCCCCATGCTTGTCCTCCGTGTTCTTGAAAATGTTCTTCAGCCAAGTTTCCTGCAGAAAATGACCGTGCTCAGCTTACTTGAGAACATTTGCCACGAGCCAAACCTAATAGTTGACATATTTGTCAACTTTGACTGTGATGTGGAGTCACCAAACATCTTCGAAAG GATTGTCAACGGTCTTCTAAAAACTGCTTTAGGGCCTCCTCCTGGTTCGTCGACAACTTTGTCCCCAGTCCAGGATATTACTTTTCGGCATGAATCAGTGAAGTGCTTGGTTAGCATTATTAAGGCAATGGGAACATGGATGGACCAACAATTGAGCATGAGCGAATCACTTCTGCCTAAGAGCTTAGAAAATGAAGCACCTGTAGACAATCATTCTAGCCCAAATGAAGAAGACGGGACAACTACAGATCATGACTTTCACCCAGATTTGAGTTCAGAGTCATCAGACGCTGCAACTCTTGAACAAAGGAGGGCATACAAAATTGAACTCCAG AAAGGTATCACTCTATTCAATAGAAAGCCGTCAAAGGGTATTGAGTTTCTTATAAGCTGTAAAAAGGTTGGCAACTCCCCAGATGAGGTGGTGTCGTTCCTGAGAAATACCACAGGCTTGAATGCTACCATGATTGGTGATTATTTGGGTGAAAGAGAGGAGTTTCCAATGAAAGTTATGCATGCCTATGTGGACTCGTTTGATTTCAAGGAAATGAATTTTGGTGAAGCAATTAGGTTTTTCTTAAGGGGGTTCAGGCTTCCTGGGGAAGCGCAGAAAATTGACCGCATAATGGAAAAGTTTGCTGAACGCTTTTGCAAATGCAATCCAAATTCATTCAGCAGTGCTGACACAGCATATGTTCTTGCATACTCTGTGATAATGCTTAATACTGATGCCCACAATATCATGGTTAAAGAGAAG ATGACCAAGGCTGATTTTATCAGAAATAACCGAGGCATTGATGATGGCAAAGATCTACCAGAGGAGTATCTTGGTGCGCTTTATGACCAAGTTGTcataaatgaaataaagatGAGTTCTGATTCTTCTGCCCCAGAAAGCAGGCAGTCCAATGGCTTGAATAAACTACTGGGTCTGGACGGTATACTCAATCTGGTTTATTGGACACAGACAGAAGAAAAGGCAGTCGGGGCTAATGGTCTTCTTATAAAGCATATTCAAGAAAAGTTCAGGTCGAAGTCTGGAAAATCAGA ATCAGCTTACCATGTCGTTACAGACGTTGCAATATTGCGTTTTATGGTTGAAGTTTCATGGGGACCAATGCTTGCCGCATTCAGCGTGACACTTGATCAGAGTGATGACAGGCTTGCTGCAGTTGAATGCTTACGAGGCTTTCGGTACGCCGTTCATATTACAGCAGTTATGGGTATGCAAACGCAAAGAGATGCATTTGTCACTTCCATGGCCAAGTTCACAAATCTCCATTGCGCAGGAGATATGAAGCAAAAGAATGTCGATGCTGTTAAA GCCATCATATCAATTGCCATTGAAGATGGTAATCACTTGCAAGATGCTTGGGAGCATATTTTGACTTGTCTTTCTAGAATAGAGCACTTGCAATTATTGGGCGAGGGTGCTCCAAGTGATGCATCTTATTTTTCCTCATCCGAGACGGAAGAGAAGAAAGCCTTGGGATTTCCTAACTTGAAGAAAAAAGGAGCCCTCCAGAATCCGGTGATGATGGCTGTTGTTCGAGGGGGCTCATATGATAGCAGTGCAATTGGACCAAATATTCCAGGGCTTGTGAAGCAGGACCAGATCAATAACTTCATTGCAAACTTGAATTTGCTTGACCAGATCGGGAGTTTTCAGTTGAATAATGTATATGCTCATAGCCAGCGGTTGAAGACTGAAGCCATAGTAGCATTTGTTAAAGCTCTATGCAAAGTCTCTATGTCAGAACTACAGTCTCCTACGGATCCTCGAGTATTTAGCCTCACAAAATTAGTTGAGATCGC CCACTACAACATGAACCGCATCAGGCTAGTCTGGTCTCGCATATGGAGCATCCTGtcagatttttttgtatctgttgGCTTGTCGGAGAATCTTTCTGTTGCAATATTCGTTATGGATTCACTACGACAACTTTCTATGAAGTTCTTGGAACGTGAGGAGCTGGCTAACTACAACTTCCAGAATGAATTTCTTCGACCATTTGTCATTGTTATGCAAAAAAGCAGTTCTGCTGAAATAAGAGAACTAATAGTTCGGTGCATTTCTCAAATGGTACTCAGCCGTGTCAGTAATGTAAAATCAGGGTGGAAAAGTGTTTTCAAG GTTTTCACAACCGCAGCAGCTGATGAAAGGAAGAACATTGTGTTGCTGGCCTTTGAGACAATGGAAAAAATTGTCCGAGAGTATTTTTCATATATCACAGAGACGGAGGcaacaacctttactgattgtGTTAGATGCCTCATAACTTTCACAAACAGCAAATTCACCAGCGATGTTAGCCTGAATGCTATTGCATTTCTACGATTTTGTGCCCTAAAACTTGCAGAAGGAGGCCTTGTGTGGAATGAGAAGGGTAGGTCCAGCAGTCCCGGTACTCCATTAACTGATGACCATGCACCAAATACCCAAAATTTTATGGATGCAGATGAAAACATATCATATTGGGTTCCTTTACTCACAG gATTGTCTAAGCTAACTGCTGATTCCAGACCAGCAATCCGTAAAAGCTCCCTGGAAGTgctctttaatattttaaaggatCATGGTCATATTTTCTCACGAACATTCTGGATTGGTGTTTTCAGTTCTGTTATTTATCCTATATTTAATAGCGTGTGGGGCGAGAATGATCTGCTTTCTAAAGATGAACACAGTTCATTCCCCTCTACATTTTCTCCACATCCTAGTGGAGTTTCTTGGGATGCTGAGACTTCAGCTATGGCGGCACAGTCTCTGGTAGACCTATTTGTCAGCTTTTTTACTGTCATAAGGTCTCAACTATCAAGTGTAGTGTCCTTACTTGCTAGTCTTATAAGAAATCCAGCTCAGGGTCCTACAGTAGCTGGAGTTGGCGCGTTGCTGCGGTTGGCAGACGAATTGGGTGGCAGTTTCTCGGAAGATGAGTGGAAGGAGATTTTTTTGGCTGTCAAAGAAGCTGCTTCATTGACATTGTCTAGTTTCATGAAAACACTGAGAACCATGGATGATGTTCCAGATGAGGAAACGTTGTCTGATCAGGACTTTAGTAATGAAGATGACGTGGACGAAGACAGCCTGCAAACTATGTCTTATGTTGTTGCAAGAACAAAGAGTCACATCACCGTCCAGTTGCAGGTTGTTCAG GTAGTGACTGATCTCTACCAAAATAATCAGCAGTCATTGTTGGCATCTCACGTCACTGTTATCCTGGAGATACTTTCAACAATCTCATCACATGCCCACCAGCTAAATTCTGATTTGATACTGCAAAAGAAAATGAGGAGAGCATGCTCTATCTTGGAGCTCTCTGAACCTCCCATGCTTCATTTCGAAAATGACACACACCAGAACTACCTGGACATTCTTCAAGACCTACTGACATACAACCCAGGAGTGTCCTTGGAGCTAAGCATAGAATCTCAACTGATTACAGTGTGTGTGCAATTACTGAAGATGTACCTGAAGTGCACGTTGTTTCAGGGTTCAGAGTTAGAAGAAACCAGGCAGCCTAAAAACTGGATTCTACCCATGGGAGCAACATCGAaggaagaagcagcagcaaGATCTCCACTAGTGGTTGCAGTGCTGAAGGCACTGAGGGAACTGAAAAGAGATT